Proteins from one Panicum virgatum strain AP13 chromosome 7K, P.virgatum_v5, whole genome shotgun sequence genomic window:
- the LOC120642241 gene encoding uncharacterized protein LOC120642241 → MSSFIPKSNLFRFERSWLLNASFLPSVLPAWLSAPQCSDTAGKLAACLKVTRAAAKTWSWRNRAPPQLIPNCKFIIELLDFFEEQRSLSSDELQTRETCKHRLTSAIKERAAFWKQRSKFKAIKESDANTAFHHAQATVRHRSNQIRAVGCQGQLFTNHDAKMTALSDFFASIIGQPGESTWHFHADTLYSNVSQPSQAPVAPFAEEEIKSALVSMNRNSAPGPDGFGPAFYVATWATVKNQVIEFMNAFHIDDVQLERINRSYMVLIPANLPAKLLSQNLGKNSHCQASKRDPQPH, encoded by the coding sequence ATGTCCTCCTTCATCCCAAAATCCAATTTATTTCGCTTTGAAAGATCTTGGCTCCTCAAcgcctccttcctcccttctGTCCTCCCAGCGTGGCTCTCTGCCCCACAGTGTTCAGACACGGCTGGTAAGCTGGCAGCGTGCCTCAAGGTGACTCGAGCGGCCGCTAAGACGTGGTCGTGGCGTAACAGGGCGCCCCCTCAACTCATCCCCAATTGTAAATTTATTATTGAGCTACTGGACTTTTTTGAGGAGCAACGTTCTCTCTCTAGTGATGAATTACAGACCAGGGAAACATGCAAACATCGTCTAActagtgcaatcaaagaaagagcaGCCTTTTGGAAGCAAAGAAGCAAGTTCAAAGCAATCAAGGAATCGGATGCGAACACTGCTTTCCACCATGCCCAAGCAACAGTTAGGCACAGAAGCAACCAGATCAGAGCGGTTGGGTGTCAAGGACAGCTTTTCACGAACCATGATGCCAAGATGACAGCACTCTCAGATTTCTTCGCTTCCATTATTGGACAGCCGGGAGAATCAACCTGGCACTTCCATGCTGATACCTTGTACAGCAACGTCAGTCAGCCATCACAAGCTCCTGTCGCTCCCTTTGCCGAAGAAGAAATCAAGTCAGCTCTCGTTTCCATGAACCGCAACAGTGCCCCTGGGCCGGACGGGTTCGGTCCTGCTTTCTATGTGGCTACCTGGGCAACAGTCAAGAATCAAGTCATTGAGTTCATGAACGCCTTCCACATTGATGATGTTCAGCTTGAGCGCATTAACAGATCGTACATGGTGCTGATTCCGGCCAATTTGCCTGCAAAATTGCTCAGTCAAAATCTTGGCAAAAACTCTCACTGTCAGGCTTCAAAAAGAGATCCCCAGCCTCATTGA